A DNA window from Zingiber officinale cultivar Zhangliang chromosome 3A, Zo_v1.1, whole genome shotgun sequence contains the following coding sequences:
- the LOC122051981 gene encoding AT-hook motif nuclear-localized protein 23-like isoform X1, whose protein sequence is MVMAGLDLSTAARYVHHLHHRPDLHLAHQQPNSDDDNNASANGENHDQFSGAAERDGSSPSAPQGGDVASRRPRGRPAGSKNRPKPPVIITRESANVLRAHMLEVGAGCDVFDCIATYAHRRQRGVCVLSGSGVVTNVTLRQPSGSGAAGGVVTLQGRFEILSLAGSFLPPPAPPGATSLSIFLAGGQGQVVGGNVVGALYAAGPVIVIAASFTNVAYERLPLEEEEALQQQAGDGTSSGGGGGGNINNPFPDPSSMLPLFNFPLNNMNQLPGVDGHGWAGSSTGQPAPF, encoded by the exons atg GTTATGGCCGGCTTGGATCTGAGCACCGCTGCGAGGTACGTTCACCACCTCCATCACCGGCCCGATCTCCACCTCGCGCACCAGCAGCCCAACTCCGACGACGACAACAACGCCAGCGCCAACGGCGAGAACCACGACCAATTCAGCGGCGCGGCGGAGCGAGACGGGTCGTCGCCGTCGGCGCCGCAGGGAGGAGACGTGGCTTCGCGGAGGCCGCGAGGGCGGCCGGCGGGGTCGAAGAACAGGCCGAAGCCTCCGGTGATCATCACGCGGGAGAGCGCCAACGTGCTGCGCGCCCACATGCTGGAGGTCGGCGCCGGCTGCGACGTCTTCGACTGCATCGCCACCTACGCCCACCGCCGGCAGCGCGGGGTCTGCGTCCTCAGCGGCAGCGGCGTCGTCACCAACGTCACGCTCCGGCAGCCCTCTGGGTCGGGCGCCGCGGGCGGGGTGGTGACTCTGCAGGGGCGCTTCGAGATCCTGTCGCTGGCGGGCTCGTTCCTTCCTCCGCCCGCGCCGCCCGGGGCCACCAGCCTCTCCATCTTCCTCGCCGGAGGGCAGGGCCAGGTGGTGGGAGGAAACGTCGTTGGCGCGCTCTACGCGGCCGGGCCGGTCATCGTCATCGCCGCGTCGTTCACCAACGTGGCCTACGAGCGGCTGCCACTGGAGGAGGAGGAAGCCCTCCAACAACAAGCAGGAGATGGCACCAGCAGCGGCGGCGGAGGCGGCGGGAACATTAACAATCCCTTCCCTGACCCGTCCTCGATGCTTCCATTGTTCAATTTCCCCCTCAACAACATGAACCAGCTGCCGGGAGTGGACGGACACGGTTGGGCTGGCTCCTCCACCGGCCAGCCGGCGCCGTTCTGA
- the LOC122051981 gene encoding AT-hook motif nuclear-localized protein 23-like isoform X2, translating to MAGLDLSTAARYVHHLHHRPDLHLAHQQPNSDDDNNASANGENHDQFSGAAERDGSSPSAPQGGDVASRRPRGRPAGSKNRPKPPVIITRESANVLRAHMLEVGAGCDVFDCIATYAHRRQRGVCVLSGSGVVTNVTLRQPSGSGAAGGVVTLQGRFEILSLAGSFLPPPAPPGATSLSIFLAGGQGQVVGGNVVGALYAAGPVIVIAASFTNVAYERLPLEEEEALQQQAGDGTSSGGGGGGNINNPFPDPSSMLPLFNFPLNNMNQLPGVDGHGWAGSSTGQPAPF from the coding sequence ATGGCCGGCTTGGATCTGAGCACCGCTGCGAGGTACGTTCACCACCTCCATCACCGGCCCGATCTCCACCTCGCGCACCAGCAGCCCAACTCCGACGACGACAACAACGCCAGCGCCAACGGCGAGAACCACGACCAATTCAGCGGCGCGGCGGAGCGAGACGGGTCGTCGCCGTCGGCGCCGCAGGGAGGAGACGTGGCTTCGCGGAGGCCGCGAGGGCGGCCGGCGGGGTCGAAGAACAGGCCGAAGCCTCCGGTGATCATCACGCGGGAGAGCGCCAACGTGCTGCGCGCCCACATGCTGGAGGTCGGCGCCGGCTGCGACGTCTTCGACTGCATCGCCACCTACGCCCACCGCCGGCAGCGCGGGGTCTGCGTCCTCAGCGGCAGCGGCGTCGTCACCAACGTCACGCTCCGGCAGCCCTCTGGGTCGGGCGCCGCGGGCGGGGTGGTGACTCTGCAGGGGCGCTTCGAGATCCTGTCGCTGGCGGGCTCGTTCCTTCCTCCGCCCGCGCCGCCCGGGGCCACCAGCCTCTCCATCTTCCTCGCCGGAGGGCAGGGCCAGGTGGTGGGAGGAAACGTCGTTGGCGCGCTCTACGCGGCCGGGCCGGTCATCGTCATCGCCGCGTCGTTCACCAACGTGGCCTACGAGCGGCTGCCACTGGAGGAGGAGGAAGCCCTCCAACAACAAGCAGGAGATGGCACCAGCAGCGGCGGCGGAGGCGGCGGGAACATTAACAATCCCTTCCCTGACCCGTCCTCGATGCTTCCATTGTTCAATTTCCCCCTCAACAACATGAACCAGCTGCCGGGAGTGGACGGACACGGTTGGGCTGGCTCCTCCACCGGCCAGCCGGCGCCGTTCTGA